One genomic window of Onychostoma macrolepis isolate SWU-2019 chromosome 25, ASM1243209v1, whole genome shotgun sequence includes the following:
- the iftap gene encoding intraflagellar transport-associated protein isoform X4 yields MIKFAGQILLNKQAKLWLSPLKIDRMPGLVNSSVVDDHDQAITEALEQFCNSPEQTYEQFLSTFTYLTPENVRDPRLTAPRGHGDSSQREMDSSRERQREDEVTEMEGSVYRRMGQASRCSPTADQEEVLLDGGCVGGRLGGPSKFVPDRPVKFDNYLGDSEDEEENPDTTGTCMLPDQRTHTPSAAENQDESEEVVAFHLDENFDYDNVVLSHKYAIQEQNGRPS; encoded by the exons GATTGACAGGATGCCAGGTTTAGTTAACAGTTCAGTTGTGGACGACCATGACCAAGCCATAACTGAAGCTCTGGAGCAGTTCTGCAACTCCCCGGAGCAAACATATGAGCAATTCCTGTCCACCTTCACGTACTTGACCCCAG AGAATGTGAGGGATCCGCGATTGACTGCTCCTAGAGGACATGGAGACTCGTCCCAGAGAGAGATGGACAGCAGCCGAGAGCGACAAAGAGAGGATGAAGTGACAGAGATGGAGGGGAGCGTATACCGAAGGATGGGACAGGCGAGTCGCTGCTCACCGACTGCTGATCAGGAAGAG gTGCTGCTGGATGGCGGTTGTGTTGGGGGAAGACTGGGCGGCCCATCAAAATTTGTTCCAGACAGACctgtgaag TTTGATAATTATCTGGGAGATTCGGAGGATGAAGAGGAAAATCCGGACACTACAG GCACATGTATGCTGCCAG ACCAGAGGACACACACTCCCAGTGCAGCCGAGaaccag GATGAAAGCGAGGAGGTTGTTGCTTTCCATCTGGATGAGAACTTTGATTACGATAACGTTGTGCTGTCTCACAAATATGCCATCCAGGAACAGAACGGCAGACCATCTTGA
- the iftap gene encoding intraflagellar transport-associated protein isoform X3 — protein sequence MPGLVNSSVVDDHDQAITEALEQFCNSPEQTYEQFLSTFTYLTPENVRDPRLTAPRGHGDSSQREMDSSRERQREDEVTEMEGSVYRRMGQASRCSPTADQEEVLLDGGCVGGRLGGPSKFVPDRPVKFDNYLGDSEDEEENPDTTGTCMLPGEIEEDLIAVSSSSLCHHTLLEISSAFTDQRTHTPSAAENQDESEEVVAFHLDENFDYDNVVLSHKYAIQEQNGRPS from the exons ATGCCAGGTTTAGTTAACAGTTCAGTTGTGGACGACCATGACCAAGCCATAACTGAAGCTCTGGAGCAGTTCTGCAACTCCCCGGAGCAAACATATGAGCAATTCCTGTCCACCTTCACGTACTTGACCCCAG AGAATGTGAGGGATCCGCGATTGACTGCTCCTAGAGGACATGGAGACTCGTCCCAGAGAGAGATGGACAGCAGCCGAGAGCGACAAAGAGAGGATGAAGTGACAGAGATGGAGGGGAGCGTATACCGAAGGATGGGACAGGCGAGTCGCTGCTCACCGACTGCTGATCAGGAAGAG gTGCTGCTGGATGGCGGTTGTGTTGGGGGAAGACTGGGCGGCCCATCAAAATTTGTTCCAGACAGACctgtgaag TTTGATAATTATCTGGGAGATTCGGAGGATGAAGAGGAAAATCCGGACACTACAG GCACATGTATGCTGCCAGGTGAGATTGAAGAAGATCTGATAGCTGTCTCCTCTTCATCTCTCTGTCACCACACACTGCTGGAGATCTCCTCTGCTTTCACAGACCAGAGGACACACACTCCCAGTGCAGCCGAGaaccag GATGAAAGCGAGGAGGTTGTTGCTTTCCATCTGGATGAGAACTTTGATTACGATAACGTTGTGCTGTCTCACAAATATGCCATCCAGGAACAGAACGGCAGACCATCTTGA
- the iftap gene encoding intraflagellar transport-associated protein isoform X2 — translation MIKFAGQILLNKQAKLWLSPLKIDRMPGLVNSSVVDDHDQAITEALEQFCNSPEQTYEQFLSTFTYLTPENVRDPRLTAPRGHGDSSQREMDSSRERQREDEVTEMEGSVYRRMGQVLLDGGCVGGRLGGPSKFVPDRPVKFDNYLGDSEDEEENPDTTGTCMLPGEIEEDLIAVSSSSLCHHTLLEISSAFTDQRTHTPSAAENQDESEEVVAFHLDENFDYDNVVLSHKYAIQEQNGRPS, via the exons GATTGACAGGATGCCAGGTTTAGTTAACAGTTCAGTTGTGGACGACCATGACCAAGCCATAACTGAAGCTCTGGAGCAGTTCTGCAACTCCCCGGAGCAAACATATGAGCAATTCCTGTCCACCTTCACGTACTTGACCCCAG AGAATGTGAGGGATCCGCGATTGACTGCTCCTAGAGGACATGGAGACTCGTCCCAGAGAGAGATGGACAGCAGCCGAGAGCGACAAAGAGAGGATGAAGTGACAGAGATGGAGGGGAGCGTATACCGAAGGATGGGACAG gTGCTGCTGGATGGCGGTTGTGTTGGGGGAAGACTGGGCGGCCCATCAAAATTTGTTCCAGACAGACctgtgaag TTTGATAATTATCTGGGAGATTCGGAGGATGAAGAGGAAAATCCGGACACTACAG GCACATGTATGCTGCCAGGTGAGATTGAAGAAGATCTGATAGCTGTCTCCTCTTCATCTCTCTGTCACCACACACTGCTGGAGATCTCCTCTGCTTTCACAGACCAGAGGACACACACTCCCAGTGCAGCCGAGaaccag GATGAAAGCGAGGAGGTTGTTGCTTTCCATCTGGATGAGAACTTTGATTACGATAACGTTGTGCTGTCTCACAAATATGCCATCCAGGAACAGAACGGCAGACCATCTTGA
- the iftap gene encoding intraflagellar transport-associated protein isoform X1: MIKFAGQILLNKQAKLWLSPLKIDRMPGLVNSSVVDDHDQAITEALEQFCNSPEQTYEQFLSTFTYLTPENVRDPRLTAPRGHGDSSQREMDSSRERQREDEVTEMEGSVYRRMGQASRCSPTADQEEVLLDGGCVGGRLGGPSKFVPDRPVKFDNYLGDSEDEEENPDTTGTCMLPGEIEEDLIAVSSSSLCHHTLLEISSAFTDQRTHTPSAAENQDESEEVVAFHLDENFDYDNVVLSHKYAIQEQNGRPS; the protein is encoded by the exons GATTGACAGGATGCCAGGTTTAGTTAACAGTTCAGTTGTGGACGACCATGACCAAGCCATAACTGAAGCTCTGGAGCAGTTCTGCAACTCCCCGGAGCAAACATATGAGCAATTCCTGTCCACCTTCACGTACTTGACCCCAG AGAATGTGAGGGATCCGCGATTGACTGCTCCTAGAGGACATGGAGACTCGTCCCAGAGAGAGATGGACAGCAGCCGAGAGCGACAAAGAGAGGATGAAGTGACAGAGATGGAGGGGAGCGTATACCGAAGGATGGGACAGGCGAGTCGCTGCTCACCGACTGCTGATCAGGAAGAG gTGCTGCTGGATGGCGGTTGTGTTGGGGGAAGACTGGGCGGCCCATCAAAATTTGTTCCAGACAGACctgtgaag TTTGATAATTATCTGGGAGATTCGGAGGATGAAGAGGAAAATCCGGACACTACAG GCACATGTATGCTGCCAGGTGAGATTGAAGAAGATCTGATAGCTGTCTCCTCTTCATCTCTCTGTCACCACACACTGCTGGAGATCTCCTCTGCTTTCACAGACCAGAGGACACACACTCCCAGTGCAGCCGAGaaccag GATGAAAGCGAGGAGGTTGTTGCTTTCCATCTGGATGAGAACTTTGATTACGATAACGTTGTGCTGTCTCACAAATATGCCATCCAGGAACAGAACGGCAGACCATCTTGA